One genomic segment of Pongo abelii isolate AG06213 chromosome 13, NHGRI_mPonAbe1-v2.0_pri, whole genome shotgun sequence includes these proteins:
- the RRAGA gene encoding ras-related GTP-binding protein A, with product MPNTAMKKKVLLMGKSGSGKTSMRSIIFANYIARDTRRLGATIDVEHSHVRFLGNLVLNLWDCGGQDTFMENYFTSQRDNIFRNVEVLIYVFDVESRELEKDMHYYQSCLEAILQNSPDAKIFCLVHKMDLVQEDQRDLIFKEREEDLRRLSRPLECACFRTSIWDETLYKAWSSIVYQLIPNVQQLEMNLRNFAQIIEADEVLLFERATFLVISHYQCKEQRDVHRFEKISNIIKQFKLSCSKLAASFQSMEVRNSNFAAFIDIFTSNTYVMVVMSDPSIPSAATLINIRNARKHFEKLERVDGPKHSLLMR from the coding sequence ATGCCAAATACAGCCATGAAGAAAAAGGTGCTGCTGATGGGGAAGAGCGGGTCGGGGAAGACCAGCATGAGGTCGATTATCTTCGCCAATTACATTGCTCGCGACACCCGGCGCCTGGGGGCCACCATTGACGTGGAGCACTCCCACGTCCGATTCCTGGGGAACCTGGTGCTGAACCTGTGGGACTGTGGCGGTCAGGACACCTTCATGGAAAATTACTTCACCAGCCAGCGAGACAATATCTTCCGTAATGTGGAAGTTTTGATTTACGTGTTTGACGTGGAGAGCCGCGAACTGGAAAAGGACATGCATTATTACCAGTCGTGTCTGGAGGCCATCCTCCAGAACTCTCCTGACGCCAAAATCTTCTGCCTGGTGCACAAAATGGATCTGGTTCAGGAGGATCAGCGTGACCTGATTTTTAAAGAGCGAGAGGAAGACCTGAGGCGTCTGTCTCGCCCGCTGGAGTGTGCTTGTTTTCGAACGTCCATCTGGGATGAGACGCTCTACAAAGCCTGGTCCAGCATTGTCTACCAGCTGATTCCCAACGTTCAGCAGCTGGAGATGAACCTCAGGAATTTTGCCCAAATCATTGAGGCCGATGAAGTTCTGCTGTTTGAAAGAGCTACGTTCTTGGTTATTTCCCACTACCAGTGCAAAGAGCAGCGCGACGTCCACCGGTTTGAGAAGATCAGCAACATCATCAAACAGTTCAAGCTGAGCTGCAGTAAATTGGCCGCTTCCTTCCAGAGCATGGAAGTTAGGAATTCCAACTTCGCTGCTTTCATCGACATCTTCACCTCAAATACGTACGTGATGGTGGTCATGTCAGATCCGTCGATCCCTTCTGCGGCCACTCTGATCAACATTCGCAATGCCCGgaaacactttgagaagctgGAGAGAGTGGATGGCCCCAAGCACAGTCTCCTTATGCGTTGA